The following proteins are encoded in a genomic region of Tenebrio molitor chromosome 7, icTenMoli1.1, whole genome shotgun sequence:
- the LOC138135924 gene encoding diacylglycerol kinase theta isoform X1 produces the protein MASVAGSTEQPPAAHGHSFCKKTFHKPTYCHHCSDMLWGLIQQGFICEVCNFVVHDRCLKTVVSPCSSIAASLIKNPVAHCWSEPFHHKRKFCNVCRKRLDDSVSIHCEICEYFVHTECQDFAVADCKENATYLPGKQLSNVHHQHHWREGNLPSNSKCALCKKTCWTTECLSGYRCEWCGMTCHATCHVNITSECTFGVLEPIYLPPHAVSIPRTEVPMEAIIGVQVRRKDTLSLISGGSDRRTALSSVLKRLSVVLPSSCQGKCQPSLPYVRARSISEEFSSGDAGRYRESEDYSQSHTPGRDSRQDKTNKDKEDRDEEVIKVYDGNNSLRRRIFRTIVVSRQAPLKQVLTQALRAFHITKDPSSFHLTDLYSPDEAVLQDPTPVVTLHRKEGKRPAVFLRFKDRDNDKGEVRVYPGKLQVSQAFCTVPVDSNTTVGDLIREALKRFGLEDYNCEDYRCSEVLLDRGVTERVLSWNERPWEIMKQLGKDSIRQMELMRFYLQLKQDPHGPNLALFVGNLPPNLSERNYENILTEFLGKENKFSKIGPIYYEYGSMVITYEDSDKAVRALYTLRESRFEDKHLLVMLLPNIEPSMTPNGVQPLLVFVNVKSGGCQGLELISSFRKLLNPYQVFDLDNGGPLPGLYVFRNIQNYKILVCGGDGTIGWVLQCLDNVGQDSQCSSPACAIVPLGTGNDLARVLRWGPGYTGGEDPLNLLRDVIDAEEIRLDRWTVVFHPEDKPDDSVKQVNSTGKKRQKLSKMKVTNEQIRKAVVAGSTSEDNSQIFVMNNYFGIGIDADLCLDFHNAREENPNKFNSRLHNKSVYVKMGLRKMVGPKMCKDLHKEVRLEVDGKLVELPQVEGIIILNILSWGSGANPWGPEKEDQFSKPNHWDGMLEVVGVTGVVHLGQIQSGLRSAMRIAQGGHIKIHLHSDIPVQVDGEPWVQSPCDVVVLKSALKATMLKKMKGKMKRRNTEPTMLVSPGAQLAPLPSNDGESPTDPTNTTF, from the exons TGTGCAACTTCGTGGTGCATGATCGCTGCCTAAAGACTGTGGTGTCCCCGTGTTCCAGCATCGCCGCCAGCCTTATCAAG aaTCCGGTAGCCCACTGTTGGTCAGAACCGTTCCACCATAAgcgaaaattttgtaatgtgtGTAGGAAAAGGTTAGATGATAGCGTGTCCATCCACTGTGAAA TTTGCGAGTACTTCGTACACACCGAATGTCAGGATTTCGCCGTTGCTGACTGCAAGGAAAACGCTACATATCTTCCGGGAAAGCAATTGTCGAACGTACACCATCAACATCACTGGCGAGAAGGTAATCTGCCGAGCAACTCAAAATGTGCTCTCTGCAAGAAAACCTGCTGGACGACGGAATGCTTGTCGGGATACCGGTGCGAATGGTGCGGTATGACC TGTCATGCCACCTGCCACGTGAACATAACATCCGAATGCACATTCGGGGTGCTGGAACCGATTTATCTGCCACCGCATGCCGTGAGCATTCCAAGAACCGAAGTACCCATGGAGGCCATCATCGGAGTTCAAGTTCGTCGGAAAGACACCTTGTCTC TCATCAGTGGCGGTAGTGATAGACGGACTGCTTTATCGAGTGTTCTGAAGCGTCTTTCTGTTGTTTTGCCATCCTCATGTCAAGGCAAATGCCAGCCCTCGCTCCCTTATGTCCGAG CCCGGAGTATTTCGGAAGAATTCAGCAGCGGAGATGCTGGCCGTTACAGGGAATCGGAAGATTACAGCCAGTCTCATACACCAGGCCGCGATAGCAGACAGGATAAGACGAACAAGGACAAGGAGGACAGAGACGAGG AGGTGATCAAAGTGTACGATGGGAATAATTCGTTGAGAAGAAGGATCTTCCGGACCATTGTGGTATCTCGACAGGCACCATTGAAGCAAGTGTTAACACAGGCTCTCCGGGCGTTTCATATCACAAAAGATCCGAGTTCGTTCCATCTGACAGATCTATATTCTCCCGACGAAGCAGTTCTGCAAGATCCGACTCCTGTGGTGACTCTTCACAGAAAAGAAGGGAAGAGGCCGGCGGTTTTTCTTCGGTTCAA GGACAGGGACAACGACAAGGGTGAAGTACGCGTCTACCCTGGAAAGTTGCAGGTATCCCAGGCATTCTGCACCGTGCCTGTGGATTCCAATACAACGGTCGGTGATCTCATACGCGAAGCTTTGAAACGGTTTGGCCTCGAGGACTATAACTGCGAAGATTACAGATGTAGCGAGGTCCTGCTGGATAGGGGAG TTACTGAACGAGTGTTGTCGTGGAACGAGAGGCCGTGGGAAATTATGAAGCAGTTGGGGAAGGATAGCATCAGACAAATGGAGCTCATGAGGTTCTACTTGCAGCTGAAACAAGACCCACACGGACCAAATTTAGCATTATTTGTGGGCAATTTGCCTCCCAATCTTTCCGAAAGGAACTACGAGAACATTCTTACCGAATTTTTAGGAAAAG aaaacaaattttctaaaattggtCCAATCTACTACGAATACGGGTCTATGGTTATAACGTACGAGGATTCTGATAAGGCTGTCAGAGCGCTATATACTCTAAGGGAATCAAGATTCGAAGACAAACATTTACTTG TGATGTTGTTGCCAAATATTGAACCTTCGATGACTCCAAACGGTGTGCAACCGCTTCTCGTCTTCGTCAACGTAAAATCTGGGGGTTGTCAAGGATTGGAACTCATATCCAGCTTCAGAAAACTTCTGAATCCGTATCAAGTGTTCGACTTGGACAACGGCGGTCCTCTACCGGGCTTGTACGTATTCAGAAACATCCAGAACTACAAGATTCTCGTGTGCGGGGGTGACGGGACGATCGGTTGGGTCCTCCAGTGTCTGGACAACGTCGGACAAGATTCGCAGTGTTCTTCTCCGGCTTGCGCTATCGTTCCGCTGGGGACAG GTAACGATTTGGCAAGAGTGCTCAGGTGGGGACCAGGATATACAGGGGGTGAAGACCCGCTGAATCTCTTACGAGACGTGATTGATGCGGAGGAAATCCGGTTAGATCGATGGACTGTGGTGTTCCATCCTGAGGATAAGCCAGATGACAGCGTTAAGCAGGTCAACTCCACCGGTAAGAAGAGGCAAAAACTGTCCAAAATGAAAGTGACCAATGAGCAAATTAGAAAAGCAG TTGTAGCAGGTTCGACGAGCGAAGACAACTCCCAGATATTCGTGATGAACAACTACTTCGGAATCGGCATCGACGCGGATTTGTGCCTAGATTTTCACAACGCGAGGGAAGAAAATCCGAACAAGTTTAACAGTCGCTTGCACAACAAGAGCGTCTACGTAAAAATGGGTCTGCGAAAGATGGTGGGGCCAAAAATGTGCAAGGATCTGCACAAAGAAGTACGCTTAGAAGTGGACGGGAAGCTCGTAGAACTACCTCAAGTAGAAGGCATCATCATTCTTAACATTTTAAG TTGGGGTTCCGGAGCGAATCCGTGGGGTCCAGAGAAGGAAGATCAGTTTTCAAAGCCAAACCATTGGGACGGAATGTTGGAAGTCGTGGGTGTGACTGGAGTCGTTCATCTAGGGCAAATACAGTCTGGACTGAGATCGGCCATGCGGATTGCACAA ggTGGTCACATTAAAATCCACCTCCATTCAGACATTCCAGTCCAAGTGGATGGCGAACCATGGGTGCAAAGCCCTTGTGATGTGGTTGTGCTCAAATCTGCTCTGAAG GCCACCATGCTGAAGAAGATGAAGGGTAAAATGAAGAGGCGCAACACGGAACCCACGATGCTAGTATCGCCGGGGGCCCAGCTGGCTCCCCTCCCCTCGAACGACGGCGAATCACCCACGGACCCGACAAACACCACTTTCTAA
- the LOC138135924 gene encoding diacylglycerol kinase theta isoform X2: MASVAGSTEQPPAAHGHSFCKKTFHKPTYCHHCSDMLWGLIQQGFICEVCNFVVHDRCLKTVVSPCSSIAASLIKNPVAHCWSEPFHHKRKFCNVCRKRLDDSVSIHCEICEYFVHTECQDFAVADCKENATYLPGKQLSNVHHQHHWREGNLPSNSKCALCKKTCWTTECLSGYRCEWCGMTCHATCHVNITSECTFGVLEPIYLPPHAVSIPRTEVPMEAIIGVQVRRKDTLSLISGGSDRRTALSSVLKRLSVVLPSSCQGKCQPSLPYVRARSISEEFSSGDAGRYRESEDYSQSHTPGRDSRQDKTNKDKEDRDEEVIKVYDGNNSLRRRIFRTIVVSRQAPLKQVLTQALRAFHITKDPSSFHLTDLYSPDEAVLQDPTPVVTLHRKEGKRPAVFLRFKDRDNDKGEVRVYPGKLQVSQAFCTVPVDSNTTVGDLIREALKRFGLEDYNCEDYRCSEVLLDRGVTERVLSWNERPWEIMKQLGKDSIRQMELMRFYLQLKQDPHGPNLALFVGNLPPNLSERNYENILTEFLGKENKFSKIGPIYYEYGSMVITYEDSDKAVRALYTLRESRFEDKHLLVMLLPNIEPSMTPNGVQPLLVFVNVKSGGCQGLELISSFRKLLNPYQVFDLDNGGPLPGLYVFRNIQNYKILVCGGDGTIGWVLQCLDNVGQDSQCSSPACAIVPLGTGNDLARVLRWGPGYTGGEDPLNLLRDVIDAEEIRLDRWTVVFHPEDKPDDSVKQVNSTGKKRQKLSKMKVTNEQIRKAGSTSEDNSQIFVMNNYFGIGIDADLCLDFHNAREENPNKFNSRLHNKSVYVKMGLRKMVGPKMCKDLHKEVRLEVDGKLVELPQVEGIIILNILSWGSGANPWGPEKEDQFSKPNHWDGMLEVVGVTGVVHLGQIQSGLRSAMRIAQGGHIKIHLHSDIPVQVDGEPWVQSPCDVVVLKSALKATMLKKMKGKMKRRNTEPTMLVSPGAQLAPLPSNDGESPTDPTNTTF, from the exons TGTGCAACTTCGTGGTGCATGATCGCTGCCTAAAGACTGTGGTGTCCCCGTGTTCCAGCATCGCCGCCAGCCTTATCAAG aaTCCGGTAGCCCACTGTTGGTCAGAACCGTTCCACCATAAgcgaaaattttgtaatgtgtGTAGGAAAAGGTTAGATGATAGCGTGTCCATCCACTGTGAAA TTTGCGAGTACTTCGTACACACCGAATGTCAGGATTTCGCCGTTGCTGACTGCAAGGAAAACGCTACATATCTTCCGGGAAAGCAATTGTCGAACGTACACCATCAACATCACTGGCGAGAAGGTAATCTGCCGAGCAACTCAAAATGTGCTCTCTGCAAGAAAACCTGCTGGACGACGGAATGCTTGTCGGGATACCGGTGCGAATGGTGCGGTATGACC TGTCATGCCACCTGCCACGTGAACATAACATCCGAATGCACATTCGGGGTGCTGGAACCGATTTATCTGCCACCGCATGCCGTGAGCATTCCAAGAACCGAAGTACCCATGGAGGCCATCATCGGAGTTCAAGTTCGTCGGAAAGACACCTTGTCTC TCATCAGTGGCGGTAGTGATAGACGGACTGCTTTATCGAGTGTTCTGAAGCGTCTTTCTGTTGTTTTGCCATCCTCATGTCAAGGCAAATGCCAGCCCTCGCTCCCTTATGTCCGAG CCCGGAGTATTTCGGAAGAATTCAGCAGCGGAGATGCTGGCCGTTACAGGGAATCGGAAGATTACAGCCAGTCTCATACACCAGGCCGCGATAGCAGACAGGATAAGACGAACAAGGACAAGGAGGACAGAGACGAGG AGGTGATCAAAGTGTACGATGGGAATAATTCGTTGAGAAGAAGGATCTTCCGGACCATTGTGGTATCTCGACAGGCACCATTGAAGCAAGTGTTAACACAGGCTCTCCGGGCGTTTCATATCACAAAAGATCCGAGTTCGTTCCATCTGACAGATCTATATTCTCCCGACGAAGCAGTTCTGCAAGATCCGACTCCTGTGGTGACTCTTCACAGAAAAGAAGGGAAGAGGCCGGCGGTTTTTCTTCGGTTCAA GGACAGGGACAACGACAAGGGTGAAGTACGCGTCTACCCTGGAAAGTTGCAGGTATCCCAGGCATTCTGCACCGTGCCTGTGGATTCCAATACAACGGTCGGTGATCTCATACGCGAAGCTTTGAAACGGTTTGGCCTCGAGGACTATAACTGCGAAGATTACAGATGTAGCGAGGTCCTGCTGGATAGGGGAG TTACTGAACGAGTGTTGTCGTGGAACGAGAGGCCGTGGGAAATTATGAAGCAGTTGGGGAAGGATAGCATCAGACAAATGGAGCTCATGAGGTTCTACTTGCAGCTGAAACAAGACCCACACGGACCAAATTTAGCATTATTTGTGGGCAATTTGCCTCCCAATCTTTCCGAAAGGAACTACGAGAACATTCTTACCGAATTTTTAGGAAAAG aaaacaaattttctaaaattggtCCAATCTACTACGAATACGGGTCTATGGTTATAACGTACGAGGATTCTGATAAGGCTGTCAGAGCGCTATATACTCTAAGGGAATCAAGATTCGAAGACAAACATTTACTTG TGATGTTGTTGCCAAATATTGAACCTTCGATGACTCCAAACGGTGTGCAACCGCTTCTCGTCTTCGTCAACGTAAAATCTGGGGGTTGTCAAGGATTGGAACTCATATCCAGCTTCAGAAAACTTCTGAATCCGTATCAAGTGTTCGACTTGGACAACGGCGGTCCTCTACCGGGCTTGTACGTATTCAGAAACATCCAGAACTACAAGATTCTCGTGTGCGGGGGTGACGGGACGATCGGTTGGGTCCTCCAGTGTCTGGACAACGTCGGACAAGATTCGCAGTGTTCTTCTCCGGCTTGCGCTATCGTTCCGCTGGGGACAG GTAACGATTTGGCAAGAGTGCTCAGGTGGGGACCAGGATATACAGGGGGTGAAGACCCGCTGAATCTCTTACGAGACGTGATTGATGCGGAGGAAATCCGGTTAGATCGATGGACTGTGGTGTTCCATCCTGAGGATAAGCCAGATGACAGCGTTAAGCAGGTCAACTCCACCGGTAAGAAGAGGCAAAAACTGTCCAAAATGAAAGTGACCAATGAGCAAATTAGAAAAGCAG GTTCGACGAGCGAAGACAACTCCCAGATATTCGTGATGAACAACTACTTCGGAATCGGCATCGACGCGGATTTGTGCCTAGATTTTCACAACGCGAGGGAAGAAAATCCGAACAAGTTTAACAGTCGCTTGCACAACAAGAGCGTCTACGTAAAAATGGGTCTGCGAAAGATGGTGGGGCCAAAAATGTGCAAGGATCTGCACAAAGAAGTACGCTTAGAAGTGGACGGGAAGCTCGTAGAACTACCTCAAGTAGAAGGCATCATCATTCTTAACATTTTAAG TTGGGGTTCCGGAGCGAATCCGTGGGGTCCAGAGAAGGAAGATCAGTTTTCAAAGCCAAACCATTGGGACGGAATGTTGGAAGTCGTGGGTGTGACTGGAGTCGTTCATCTAGGGCAAATACAGTCTGGACTGAGATCGGCCATGCGGATTGCACAA ggTGGTCACATTAAAATCCACCTCCATTCAGACATTCCAGTCCAAGTGGATGGCGAACCATGGGTGCAAAGCCCTTGTGATGTGGTTGTGCTCAAATCTGCTCTGAAG GCCACCATGCTGAAGAAGATGAAGGGTAAAATGAAGAGGCGCAACACGGAACCCACGATGCTAGTATCGCCGGGGGCCCAGCTGGCTCCCCTCCCCTCGAACGACGGCGAATCACCCACGGACCCGACAAACACCACTTTCTAA
- the LOC138135924 gene encoding diacylglycerol kinase theta isoform X4 produces MASVAGSTEQPPAAHGHSFCKKTFHKPTYCHHCSDMLWGLIQQGFICEVCNFVVHDRCLKTVVSPCSSIAASLIKNPVAHCWSEPFHHKRKFCNVCRKRLDDSVSIHCEICEYFVHTECQDFAVADCKENATYLPGKQLSNVHHQHHWREGNLPSNSKCALCKKTCWTTECLSGYRCEWCGMTCHATCHVNITSECTFGVLEPIYLPPHAVSIPRTEVPMEAIIGVQVRRKDTLSLISGGSDRRTALSSVLKRLSVVLPSSCQGKCQPSLPYVRARSISEEFSSGDAGRYRESEDYSQSHTPGRDSRQDKTNKDKEDRDEEVIKVYDGNNSLRRRIFRTIVVSRQAPLKQVLTQALRAFHITKDPSSFHLTDLYSPDEAVLQDPTPVVTLHRKEGKRPAVFLRFKDRDNDKGEVRVYPGKLQVSQAFCTVPVDSNTTVGDLIREALKRFGLEDYNCEDYRCSEVLLDRGVTERVLSWNERPWEIMKQLGKDSIRQMELMRFYLQLKQDPHGPNLALFVGNLPPNLSERNYENILTEFLGKENKFSKIGPIYYEYGSMVITYEDSDKAVRALYTLRESRFEDKHLLVMLLPNIEPSMTPNGVQPLLVFVNVKSGGCQGLELISSFRKLLNPYQVFDLDNGGPLPGLYVFRNIQNYKILVCGGDGTIGWVLQCLDNVGQDSQCSSPACAIVPLGTGNDLARVLRWGPGYTGGEDPLNLLRDVIDAEEIRLDRWTVVFHPEDKPDDSVKQVNSTVVAGSTSEDNSQIFVMNNYFGIGIDADLCLDFHNAREENPNKFNSRLHNKSVYVKMGLRKMVGPKMCKDLHKEVRLEVDGKLVELPQVEGIIILNILSWGSGANPWGPEKEDQFSKPNHWDGMLEVVGVTGVVHLGQIQSGLRSAMRIAQGGHIKIHLHSDIPVQVDGEPWVQSPCDVVVLKSALKATMLKKMKGKMKRRNTEPTMLVSPGAQLAPLPSNDGESPTDPTNTTF; encoded by the exons TGTGCAACTTCGTGGTGCATGATCGCTGCCTAAAGACTGTGGTGTCCCCGTGTTCCAGCATCGCCGCCAGCCTTATCAAG aaTCCGGTAGCCCACTGTTGGTCAGAACCGTTCCACCATAAgcgaaaattttgtaatgtgtGTAGGAAAAGGTTAGATGATAGCGTGTCCATCCACTGTGAAA TTTGCGAGTACTTCGTACACACCGAATGTCAGGATTTCGCCGTTGCTGACTGCAAGGAAAACGCTACATATCTTCCGGGAAAGCAATTGTCGAACGTACACCATCAACATCACTGGCGAGAAGGTAATCTGCCGAGCAACTCAAAATGTGCTCTCTGCAAGAAAACCTGCTGGACGACGGAATGCTTGTCGGGATACCGGTGCGAATGGTGCGGTATGACC TGTCATGCCACCTGCCACGTGAACATAACATCCGAATGCACATTCGGGGTGCTGGAACCGATTTATCTGCCACCGCATGCCGTGAGCATTCCAAGAACCGAAGTACCCATGGAGGCCATCATCGGAGTTCAAGTTCGTCGGAAAGACACCTTGTCTC TCATCAGTGGCGGTAGTGATAGACGGACTGCTTTATCGAGTGTTCTGAAGCGTCTTTCTGTTGTTTTGCCATCCTCATGTCAAGGCAAATGCCAGCCCTCGCTCCCTTATGTCCGAG CCCGGAGTATTTCGGAAGAATTCAGCAGCGGAGATGCTGGCCGTTACAGGGAATCGGAAGATTACAGCCAGTCTCATACACCAGGCCGCGATAGCAGACAGGATAAGACGAACAAGGACAAGGAGGACAGAGACGAGG AGGTGATCAAAGTGTACGATGGGAATAATTCGTTGAGAAGAAGGATCTTCCGGACCATTGTGGTATCTCGACAGGCACCATTGAAGCAAGTGTTAACACAGGCTCTCCGGGCGTTTCATATCACAAAAGATCCGAGTTCGTTCCATCTGACAGATCTATATTCTCCCGACGAAGCAGTTCTGCAAGATCCGACTCCTGTGGTGACTCTTCACAGAAAAGAAGGGAAGAGGCCGGCGGTTTTTCTTCGGTTCAA GGACAGGGACAACGACAAGGGTGAAGTACGCGTCTACCCTGGAAAGTTGCAGGTATCCCAGGCATTCTGCACCGTGCCTGTGGATTCCAATACAACGGTCGGTGATCTCATACGCGAAGCTTTGAAACGGTTTGGCCTCGAGGACTATAACTGCGAAGATTACAGATGTAGCGAGGTCCTGCTGGATAGGGGAG TTACTGAACGAGTGTTGTCGTGGAACGAGAGGCCGTGGGAAATTATGAAGCAGTTGGGGAAGGATAGCATCAGACAAATGGAGCTCATGAGGTTCTACTTGCAGCTGAAACAAGACCCACACGGACCAAATTTAGCATTATTTGTGGGCAATTTGCCTCCCAATCTTTCCGAAAGGAACTACGAGAACATTCTTACCGAATTTTTAGGAAAAG aaaacaaattttctaaaattggtCCAATCTACTACGAATACGGGTCTATGGTTATAACGTACGAGGATTCTGATAAGGCTGTCAGAGCGCTATATACTCTAAGGGAATCAAGATTCGAAGACAAACATTTACTTG TGATGTTGTTGCCAAATATTGAACCTTCGATGACTCCAAACGGTGTGCAACCGCTTCTCGTCTTCGTCAACGTAAAATCTGGGGGTTGTCAAGGATTGGAACTCATATCCAGCTTCAGAAAACTTCTGAATCCGTATCAAGTGTTCGACTTGGACAACGGCGGTCCTCTACCGGGCTTGTACGTATTCAGAAACATCCAGAACTACAAGATTCTCGTGTGCGGGGGTGACGGGACGATCGGTTGGGTCCTCCAGTGTCTGGACAACGTCGGACAAGATTCGCAGTGTTCTTCTCCGGCTTGCGCTATCGTTCCGCTGGGGACAG GTAACGATTTGGCAAGAGTGCTCAGGTGGGGACCAGGATATACAGGGGGTGAAGACCCGCTGAATCTCTTACGAGACGTGATTGATGCGGAGGAAATCCGGTTAGATCGATGGACTGTGGTGTTCCATCCTGAGGATAAGCCAGATGACAGCGTTAAGCAGGTCAACTCCACCG TTGTAGCAGGTTCGACGAGCGAAGACAACTCCCAGATATTCGTGATGAACAACTACTTCGGAATCGGCATCGACGCGGATTTGTGCCTAGATTTTCACAACGCGAGGGAAGAAAATCCGAACAAGTTTAACAGTCGCTTGCACAACAAGAGCGTCTACGTAAAAATGGGTCTGCGAAAGATGGTGGGGCCAAAAATGTGCAAGGATCTGCACAAAGAAGTACGCTTAGAAGTGGACGGGAAGCTCGTAGAACTACCTCAAGTAGAAGGCATCATCATTCTTAACATTTTAAG TTGGGGTTCCGGAGCGAATCCGTGGGGTCCAGAGAAGGAAGATCAGTTTTCAAAGCCAAACCATTGGGACGGAATGTTGGAAGTCGTGGGTGTGACTGGAGTCGTTCATCTAGGGCAAATACAGTCTGGACTGAGATCGGCCATGCGGATTGCACAA ggTGGTCACATTAAAATCCACCTCCATTCAGACATTCCAGTCCAAGTGGATGGCGAACCATGGGTGCAAAGCCCTTGTGATGTGGTTGTGCTCAAATCTGCTCTGAAG GCCACCATGCTGAAGAAGATGAAGGGTAAAATGAAGAGGCGCAACACGGAACCCACGATGCTAGTATCGCCGGGGGCCCAGCTGGCTCCCCTCCCCTCGAACGACGGCGAATCACCCACGGACCCGACAAACACCACTTTCTAA